From a region of the Plodia interpunctella isolate USDA-ARS_2022_Savannah chromosome 13, ilPloInte3.2, whole genome shotgun sequence genome:
- the LOC128674865 gene encoding lipase member K-like, translated as MNINITYCYLMFLVPITAKTTPLLGSSKTLIRLMPKAPTFADIASKNGFDCEVYNVTTADGYILGLFRIPGDKKRPVLLMHGILDSADDYIMRQNSSLAITLAREGFDVWAGNNRGNRYSRRHIFLNPDTDAKFWDYSFHEMGFFDLPAIIDFILSSTETSKLSAVGHSEGTTIFYVLGSTRPEYNSKISVLASLASVVYLHHSKGLLPIAMKLALAMNRVIKSMNYHEVFGFNSNLKVVLAKFCGSPVGYEICNEIAISSVFGSDPKQLEYDFTRILLWNFPSGTSRRNLMHYAQVGTTGVFAQFDYGSEKNLEVYGSKNAPVYNLTKVTFNVGLFLGANDLLSTAEDVELLKKKLPHVVEYNVVNYPMWNHIDHIVGKYMPKYLFPKLLKLLRTYS; from the coding sequence ATGAATATCAATATTACGTATTGTTATCTAATGTTTCTTGTGCCAATAACTGCTAAGACCACCCCGTTGCTGGGTAGTTCAAAGACTCTTATTAGATTAATGCCGAAAGCGCCAACATTTGCCGACATAGCGTCAAAGAACGGCTTCGATTGTGAAGTGTATAATGTGACTACAGCAGATGGGTACATCCTTGGACTATTCAGAATCCCAGGAGACAAGAAGAGGCCTGTGCTGTTGATGCACGGGATTTTGGATTCGGCTGACGATTATATCATGAGGCAAAATTCTTCGTTGGCGATCACCTTGGCTCGCGAAGGTTTCGATGTCTGGGCTGGCAACAATCGAGGGAACAGATATTCCCGCAGACACATCTTCCTTAATCCAGACACTGATGCAAAATTCTGGGACTACTCTTTTCATGAGATGGGGTTCTTCGACCTCCCAGCGATTATTGACTTCATACTCTCAAGCACAGAGACGTCCAAACTCAGCGCTGTCGGCCATTCCGAAGGCACAACTATATTTTACGTGCTAGGTTCAACCAGACCGGAGTACAATAGCAAAATTAGTGTCTTAGCTTCCTTAGCTTCTGTAGTGTACCTTCATCACTCCAAAGGACTTCTCCCGATCGCGATGAAACTAGCCCTTGCGATGAACAGAGTGATAAAATCAATGAATTACCATGAAGTGTTCGGATTCAACTcaaatttaaaagtagttttgGCCAAATTTTGCGGTAGTCCTGTTGGCTACGAAATCTGCAATGAGATAGCAATTTCTTCAGTTTTTGGATCAGATCCTAAACAGTTGGAATACGATTTTACACGAATTTTATTGTGGAATTTTCCATCGGGGACTTCTAGAAGAAATTTAATGCATTACGCCCAAGTTGGAACGACTGGTGTGTTCGCTCAATTCGATTACGGATCAGAGAAAAATTTGGAAGTATATGGATCGAAGAATGCTCCAGTCTACAACCTGACTAAAGTGACTTTCAATGTGGGTTTATTTCTCGGAGCTAATGACTTATTATCCACGGCTGAAGACGTGGAGCTCTTGAAGAAGAAACTGCCTCATGTCGTGGAATATAATGTCGTGAATTATCCTATGTGGAACCATATAGACCATATCGTTGGTAAATATATGCCGAAGTATTTGTTCCCCAAATTACTGAAACTACTTAGGACGTATTCttaa